The Streptomyces sp. NBC_01275 genome has a segment encoding these proteins:
- a CDS encoding DUF6114 domain-containing protein — translation MSAETPVAPGRFTHWRQQFRAWRGTRPFWAGLFVLFSGLPIAYFPYAHLQVGHLTLAMATTAGAGSLIIGVLLVVLGVSLWFQKHVRTFAGVAAILLGLVSLPVSNLGGFLIGFLFALIGGAMAVSWMPGVPPVEPAPGTGPAMGGAPESAFPAGAEPAGEITENPYSTGPALTKESSHTEDADRAGEPNDLSGTIPATGANGRHSAG, via the coding sequence ATGAGCGCCGAGACCCCTGTCGCCCCCGGCCGGTTCACCCACTGGAGGCAGCAGTTCCGCGCATGGCGGGGCACGAGGCCTTTCTGGGCCGGTCTGTTCGTCCTCTTCAGTGGACTCCCCATCGCCTATTTCCCGTACGCGCACCTCCAGGTGGGCCACCTGACGCTGGCGATGGCGACCACCGCGGGCGCGGGCTCCCTGATCATCGGTGTGCTGCTGGTCGTACTGGGCGTGAGCCTGTGGTTCCAGAAGCACGTAAGGACCTTCGCGGGTGTCGCGGCGATCCTGCTCGGCCTGGTGTCCCTGCCGGTCTCCAACCTCGGCGGCTTCCTCATCGGCTTCCTGTTCGCACTGATCGGCGGAGCGATGGCGGTGTCCTGGATGCCGGGCGTACCGCCTGTGGAGCCGGCGCCGGGGACCGGACCGGCCATGGGAGGAGCGCCCGAGAGCGCGTTCCCCGCGGGCGCCGAACCGGCGGGCGAGATCACCGAGAACCCGTACAGCACGGGCCCGGCCCTGACCAAGGAGTCCTCCCACACGGAGGACGCCGACAGGGCGGGCGAGCCGAACGATCTGTCAGGAACGATCCCGGCCACCGGGGCGAACGGGAGGCACAGTGCCGGCTGA
- a CDS encoding DUF6230 family protein: MESQVRGGTRWKRFAVVMVPSVAATAAIGVALAQGALAASFSVSGQSFKVSADKLVGTGFSQYGAIDAGYTLDGKKTAHPVAVSAFKSASITNMCQSVVTPNIPLLGSVSLILKAGGSGTPVEADNLYIDVEDLAADAVFKGIDIGVAGKDLSKGPGIKSGDTANPYGFAQQAESAELTDVKQTAWATTAGTFKLSGLKMSLSTGTKECY; the protein is encoded by the coding sequence ATGGAGTCCCAGGTGCGTGGCGGGACCAGATGGAAGCGGTTCGCCGTCGTCATGGTGCCCAGCGTGGCCGCCACGGCTGCGATAGGCGTCGCCCTCGCGCAGGGCGCGCTCGCCGCGTCGTTCAGCGTGTCGGGGCAGTCGTTCAAGGTCAGCGCCGACAAGCTCGTCGGCACCGGCTTCTCGCAGTACGGCGCGATCGACGCGGGTTACACCCTCGACGGCAAGAAGACGGCTCACCCCGTCGCCGTCTCGGCGTTCAAGAGCGCCTCGATCACGAACATGTGCCAGTCCGTGGTCACCCCGAACATCCCGCTGCTCGGGTCCGTCAGCCTCATCCTGAAGGCCGGCGGCAGTGGCACGCCGGTCGAGGCCGACAACCTGTACATCGACGTCGAGGACCTCGCCGCCGATGCCGTGTTCAAGGGCATCGACATCGGTGTGGCCGGCAAGGACCTCAGCAAGGGTCCTGGCATCAAGAGCGGTGACACGGCCAACCCCTACGGCTTCGCCCAGCAGGCGGAGTCCGCGGAGCTGACCGACGTGAAGCAGACGGCGTGGGCCACCACTGCCGGAACCTTCAAGCTCAGCGGCCTGAAGATGTCGCTGTCGACGGGCACCAAGGAGTGCTACTAA